The DNA region TCCACCTAATATGAAGCCACCATACCTGCCaattctcttctctttctcctccctctaCTCCCCATCTCAGAGTCCAGCCATCATCCAACTGGATGCTTAAAAGGAATGGGCTTGACCATATCTGCTCAGAGACACAGCCAACCAACCTCGGTATTCCCAGGCTGCCCAGCCTCGCTGATGTGTACTTATGTTGCCAGTGTGTGGCGAGAAAGCCAAGCCTAAAACTtgctctctgctgtgttttgacTGCTAAATGTGCTGCTTATCTGAGGGACAGATGCTTGCACACACCTCACAGGACCACTTATTTGTTCAGCCAACCTGGAGGATATTGCGTGTCCACTTCTTGGTCATCTACAACTTTGCCttatttgcttttgaatgatcaAACTGACAATTGTCTTTATAAGTTGTTAACACTAACAGCTAATAACCAACACAATCTGCACCCCTTCTCAGGTGGTATAATCCCAAACATTGTAATTTGTCCTCCTTGCGCCACAGCCCAGTGACTCGTCAGATGTCTTCTATGATGCCAAAATCAAAGTGTCCCAACAATCCATGAGAGAGATTCGGACACTTTTGGAAGGTGAAGACAACTGGAGGACGGGAGCTCTGGACAACGCCATCAGCCAGATTCTGATCGATCTTAAACCACATGATTATGAGGCCTGGAGGTGGCGTTTTGAAGACACCTTTGGTGTGGAGATTGACACACTGATAAAAGTGAGTCGCTTTATTTCTAATTCATCTGacatctgtttatttttttttgtgttccaCAGACTAACTTGGGCcattttatttgatgtttttatagtatatgtttcatgtttcatgCTGTTTGTTCTGTCGTTTCAGATCACACTGTTTATACTGCTTGTTGTAGCCGTCATCTGCACTCAGCTGTGGTCAGTCGTGTCCTGGTTTGTGCAGTTCAAAAGACTGTTTGCATTCTGCTTCTTCGTCAGTATTATCTGGAACTGGTTTTATTTGTACAAGGTGAAGTAGAGCTCAGTTCTTTTGCACATGTTTTAGCAGTCGttcatgttgtttttgtagGCGCTTTTGTAGGAGCTTTattccctttttgttttgttagatCGCCTTTGCTGAACACCAAAATAACATGGTGAAGATGGATGGTATCAATGAAAAATGCACTGGAGTGAAGAAAATTGACTGGATTGATAATCTAAGTGGTAACGTGTGCATATGTTTACTTTGACACCATGTGACAATGCTGCATGATCAGTGTGATCATGTGATCAGTGGTCATGATGCAGTGCAAcactgtattttaatttaaaagaggAGTAGAGTGAAATGTTGGCACAATCTGTTTTGTAAAGACAAAAATTTTGTAacgtgtgtcagtgtgtgcacATAAGAAGTAAATCTGGCCCAGTCTAGTTAGTAAGTATAGAGACCACAGTGTGTTTATGAATTCCCTCACTTACATCGTTTCGCACACACAAAAGGCCTTTTTGTAGGTGTCATTTTATGTGGTTAATGCTGTGTAATTGGTTGGTAATGAAAATAATTAGTATgggtgtacagtacagtatttctaGGAATCTGTTGGTTTGTATTTAAGCCATAACCTGTTGTTTTCTCATAGAGTGGTACAGAAGCACTTGGACTCTTCAGGATGACCCTTGTAAGAAGTACCATGAAGCCATACTAGTCAATCCCATTCTTCTAGTTCCTCCAACCAAGGTAGGTCTCCATGCTCTGTTTACATCTACATTTAGATATATAGATAAAATGAACTTTATTAATGTGATGTAGTTTAACCCCACAAATGTTGAATATTCAAATCTGATGCATCCTGTACAAACCTCCCTCTGTGTTTAGGCCATCTCAGTTACCATCACCACCTTCATCACAGAGCCGCTGAAGCACCTTGGCCAAGGGATTAGTGAGTTTCTTCGAGCCCTCCTCAAAGATCTACCTGTGACCTTACAGATCCCCGTTCTATTAACTATCGTACTCTCTATTTTGGTGAGGGCCCTTCATCAATTATCGCGGACACATAAAATAATATGTTTATGTCCAGTATTTAATTGATTATTTTACAGGTGTTCATGTATGGAAGCGTTCAGGCAGCCTTCCAGCACGGCATCACTGCTCCTCTACGGCGCCACCGGAGGGATCCACCTGCTCCACAACTGGAAGAACCGCAGCCTCCGCTCCAGAGAATTGAGGGCCAGGCTCCCTTAGCAGTAGGAGATGCACCACAACAAGCTCAATTGAATGAAGCCAATGATCCCAGATTACAGAGGAACCAGGTTCATCAAAGACGAGTCCACAGGCCTGTATTTGTTGAAAATATAGGAAATGGCACTGGTGCTTATAGTGAGGATGAGATGGATGCTGCACAGCGCGAGGCTCAGCAGACTGACTCTGCAATGTCAGACCCAGAGACCCAGCAGGGCCCAGCTGAAGCAAGTGGTGGCAATGGTGCTGTCCAAACGAGAACTAAACCCACTGAATCAAAATCAGCTCAGTCAAAGAAAAAACCTTTGAACGTGAAGAACAGTTCACAAGATGAAGCCAGCAAAGAGGATGCAGCATCCAGACCTCAGCCAGCAGCAAGACGGCCTTCGCAGAATGATGTTGAGGTGAGTGTTTgcaaaatacagtaaaacaaaatcaCTGTTGTCTATGACTTATCTCATTAAGATCTATCATTAGAGATGTAATGGTGTGACTGGTCAAAGGCAACTGATTTTGTAACAGCAGATGCCAGTCTCTGTATTTATTAATGTGTCAAGCTGTTG from Betta splendens chromosome 4, fBetSpl5.4, whole genome shotgun sequence includes:
- the clcc1 gene encoding chloride channel CLIC-like protein 1 isoform X5; amino-acid sequence: MGLTISAQRHSQPTSPSDSSDVFYDAKIKVSQQSMREIRTLLEGEDNWRTGALDNAISQILIDLKPHDYEAWRWRFEDTFGVEIDTLIKITLFILLVVAVICTQLWSVVSWFVQFKRLFAFCFFVSIIWNWFYLYKIAFAEHQNNMVKMDGINEKCTGVKKIDWIDNLSEWYRSTWTLQDDPCKKYHEAILVNPILLVPPTKAISVTITTFITEPLKHLGQGISEFLRALLKDLPVTLQIPVLLTIVLSILVFMYGSVQAAFQHGITAPLRRHRRDPPAPQLEEPQPPLQRIEGQAPLAVGDAPQQAQLNEANDPRLQRNQVHQRRVHRPVFVENIGNGTGAYSEDEMDAAQREAQQTDSAMSDPETQQGPAEASGGNGAVQTRTKPTESKSAQSKKKPLNVKNSSQDEASKEDAASRPQPAARRPSQNDVEDVGTSSEDKTPFESVPVQETCPVE
- the clcc1 gene encoding chloride channel CLIC-like protein 1 isoform X2, which produces MLVVLLCCLTLVVTGQQVDDDWVDPYDMLNYDATTKSMRKPAETANNNIVGTKRRAHTQDSGQAELESCGRQLADMQRQIEQQNKKITEISQQPSCNPVFKRFLSRLLREIQRVGSPSDSSDVFYDAKIKVSQQSMREIRTLLEGEDNWRTGALDNAISQILIDLKPHDYEAWRWRFEDTFGVEIDTLIKITLFILLVVAVICTQLWSVVSWFVQFKRLFAFCFFVSIIWNWFYLYKIAFAEHQNNMVKMDGINEKCTGVKKIDWIDNLSEWYRSTWTLQDDPCKKYHEAILVNPILLVPPTKAISVTITTFITEPLKHLGQGISEFLRALLKDLPVTLQIPVLLTIVLSILVFMYGSVQAAFQHGITAPLRRHRRDPPAPQLEEPQPPLQRIEGQAPLAVGDAPQQAQLNEANDPRLQRNQVHQRRVHRPVFVENIGNGTGAYSEDEMDAAQREAQQTDSAMSDPETQQGPAEASGGNGAVQTRTKPTESKSAQSKKKPLNVKNSSQDEASKEDAASRPQPAARRPSQNDVEDVGTSSEDKTPFESVPVQETCPVE
- the clcc1 gene encoding chloride channel CLIC-like protein 1 isoform X4; translation: MQRQIEQQNKKITEISQQPSCNPVFKRFLSRLLREIQRVGSPSDSSDVFYDAKIKVSQQSMREIRTLLEGEDNWRTGALDNAISQILIDLKPHDYEAWRWRFEDTFGVEIDTLIKITLFILLVVAVICTQLWSVVSWFVQFKRLFAFCFFVSIIWNWFYLYKIAFAEHQNNMVKMDGINEKCTGVKKIDWIDNLSEWYRSTWTLQDDPCKKYHEAILVNPILLVPPTKAISVTITTFITEPLKHLGQGISEFLRALLKDLPVTLQIPVLLTIVLSILVFMYGSVQAAFQHGITAPLRRHRRDPPAPQLEEPQPPLQRIEGQAPLAVGDAPQQAQLNEANDPRLQRNQVHQRRVHRPVFVENIGNGTGAYSEDEMDAAQREAQQTDSAMSDPETQQGPAEASGGNGAVQTRTKPTESKSAQSKKKPLNVKNSSQDEASKEDAASRPQPAARRPSQNDVEDVGTSSEDKTPFESVPVQETCPVE
- the clcc1 gene encoding chloride channel CLIC-like protein 1 isoform X3, which gives rise to MQRQVCAVDIEQQNKKITEISQQPSCNPVFKRFLSRLLREIQRVGSPSDSSDVFYDAKIKVSQQSMREIRTLLEGEDNWRTGALDNAISQILIDLKPHDYEAWRWRFEDTFGVEIDTLIKITLFILLVVAVICTQLWSVVSWFVQFKRLFAFCFFVSIIWNWFYLYKIAFAEHQNNMVKMDGINEKCTGVKKIDWIDNLSEWYRSTWTLQDDPCKKYHEAILVNPILLVPPTKAISVTITTFITEPLKHLGQGISEFLRALLKDLPVTLQIPVLLTIVLSILVFMYGSVQAAFQHGITAPLRRHRRDPPAPQLEEPQPPLQRIEGQAPLAVGDAPQQAQLNEANDPRLQRNQVHQRRVHRPVFVENIGNGTGAYSEDEMDAAQREAQQTDSAMSDPETQQGPAEASGGNGAVQTRTKPTESKSAQSKKKPLNVKNSSQDEASKEDAASRPQPAARRPSQNDVEDVGTSSEDKTPFESVPVQETCPVE
- the clcc1 gene encoding chloride channel CLIC-like protein 1 isoform X1, encoding MLVVLLCCLTLVVTGQQVDDDWVDPYDMLNYDATTKSMRKPAETANNNIVGTKRRAHTQDSGQAELESCGRQLADMQRQVCAVDIEQQNKKITEISQQPSCNPVFKRFLSRLLREIQRVGSPSDSSDVFYDAKIKVSQQSMREIRTLLEGEDNWRTGALDNAISQILIDLKPHDYEAWRWRFEDTFGVEIDTLIKITLFILLVVAVICTQLWSVVSWFVQFKRLFAFCFFVSIIWNWFYLYKIAFAEHQNNMVKMDGINEKCTGVKKIDWIDNLSEWYRSTWTLQDDPCKKYHEAILVNPILLVPPTKAISVTITTFITEPLKHLGQGISEFLRALLKDLPVTLQIPVLLTIVLSILVFMYGSVQAAFQHGITAPLRRHRRDPPAPQLEEPQPPLQRIEGQAPLAVGDAPQQAQLNEANDPRLQRNQVHQRRVHRPVFVENIGNGTGAYSEDEMDAAQREAQQTDSAMSDPETQQGPAEASGGNGAVQTRTKPTESKSAQSKKKPLNVKNSSQDEASKEDAASRPQPAARRPSQNDVEDVGTSSEDKTPFESVPVQETCPVE